TGTTCCGTCCAGTCTCCTCTCCTTTTCATTCCTAAAATATCGATACAAATAGAGGAAGTCAATGCTGTCATCGCACCATCAGCACTGGGAAATAAGGCCGAGATTAAAGCAATAATAAAAACGATGGAAAGCACCGGTGGCATATGCTCCAACGCAATGGTAGGAAATAACTGATCGCCTGTAGCAGATAAATGTTCTTGTGCACCATACAAATGCAATAAACCACCCATATACAAAAACAGACCAATCACAATCAGCATAATAAATGCCAGCGATACCATGTTTTTCTGAGAATCTTTCAACCGTGTGACCGATATACTTTTTTGCATCATCTCTTGGTCAATACCCGTCATTGTGATGGTAATAAAAGCACCCGCCAAAATCTGTTTTACGAAGAAATTCTTACTATCTACATCAGTACCGAATATGCGCGTGAGACCTTTTACGCGCATCTCCAATAAACTTTCGTGTACCCCAATATTCATGTGATGCAACATGTAAATACTGCAAATTATCAGACCTAAAAGCATACAAGTTGTTTGCAATGTATCCGTCCATACAATTGTTTTTACACCACCTTCGTAAGTGTATAAGATTATCATAATTAAAATAATCGCTGTCGTCAACCAAAATGGCACATTCAGCTTATCCAAGATGATCATCTGCAAAATATTTACAACCAAGTAAAGTCTTGCCGTAGCGCCTACCCAGCGTGAGACAATAAAAAACAACGATCCTGTTTTGTAAGAAGTCATCCCCATGCGTTTTTCAAGATAGCCATAAATAGAAGTCAGTTTAAGCCGATAATACAAAGGCAACAACACGAAAGCGATGGTGATATAACCAATCATATACCCCAGTGTAATTTGCAAATAACCAAATGCATCGTGCCCCACAGCACCAGGTACACTTACAAAAGTAACGCCACTCAAGGAGGTACCAATCATACCAAAAGCTACCAACATCCAGTTGCTGCGACGATTACCAATAAAGAAAGATTCATTGTTACTCCCTCTACCCGTGCGCCAAGAGACGATCAGCAGCAAAGCAAAATAAGCAAATACAATTACCAATAAAGTAGTGGCCGACATATTTGTAGTTTAGTAAACAAATATAATTAAATATGACGGAGGATTATTGTTTTTAAGGACTGAAGGAGGAAGAAATCTTCATTAAAAGAACAGAAGTAGAGGAATATAAACAGGCAAGCAAAACTAATTACATAACATACTATTCATTTCTTGATAACATTGATTGTGTTATTTTGTGCTTAAGCTACAGGTCGTTCTTTATTCTCCATTTTTTTCTTATAAACAAGTAGGCAATTAAAGCCGAGTGTTGTTTGACTTGAAGCAATAGCTGTAAGAATTGATTCAAAGAATGTTTTTGGTGTCAGACAATGAAATATTTTCTCCAGATAAGAAGTGCCATAAACTTACCATCTAGCACCATGATTTAAAATAAAATAATATGTTTAGTTTTCTAGAAATGAAGCGTCACCTAAAATCAATAGTTATCCTAAACATTTTTTGTATCCTATGTTGGGGGATTGCCAGGGCACAACAAAAATATTTAGGCACTAAGAGTCCATATATTTTTCGTCCCCAAAAATATACGCCGCCGCCAGAAGGGTTTCAACCAATATTTATAGAATATGTAGGAAGACATGCATCACGTTTTTTTACTAAACCGGAAGCAGATAAAGCTTTGATAGAAATGATGAGTAAAGGAGGGCTTACATCATTGGGCGAAAAAGTACTACTTGTTGTAAAAGAAATATATGCCATCCAACAAAATAATTACGGCAACATTACACTGTCAGGGAAGGCGGAACTAGCGGCAATAGGAAAGAGAATGAGGCAACAATATGCTTCCGTATGGCAAGGTCGTGGCATTGAGATTGTATGGACCAATAAAAAAAGAACGCATCAAAGTGAGGTGGCTTTTATGAAAGGATTTGGGAGTTATGACAGCACAAAAATACATATCTTTTCTCCTCCGGATTCTTTAAACAATACGTTACGTTTTTATGATATATCCCCTGCCTATACACAATATAAAAAAGGAAATTTTATAAAATCGAGAATAGATTCTTTACGCTACAATTCAGGCAGTAAAAATATTTCAAGAGATATTTACACCAGAATATTTAAAAAGTTCAACTCTTCCGAAGCCTGGCGTTTTGCCCAAAACATGTACGATATCTATTGCCTGCTTCCTGTTATTAAAAAAGAAATAGCAGCAAGGAAAAAAAAAGATAGTCTGTTTACTCCTATTTATTCAGCATTCACAGAAGAAGATCTGCAGTGGCTGGATTTTATAAAGCAGGCGAAAGATTTTTATGAAAAAGGGCCAGGCGAAAATAATAAAGGCATTCAAATAAAAATAGCCGCACCATTATTAGCAGACTTCCTTTATAATATAAAGAGAGAGATTCAGCAACCCAATACGTTGGATGCTCAACTAAACTTTACACATGCTGAGACGATCTCTCCCTTCGCTTGTCTTTTAGGCATCCCGCAAGCCAGCAAGGCTTCTTCATCCGTTTTTAACTATGCTAAAAACTGGCAGGCAAGTAAAATTATTTCAATGGCATCAAACATTCAGTGGGTTTTATACAGCAATGGAAAGTCTTACCTTGTGAAAGTATTGCTGAATGAAAGAACTGCAACATTACCCATTTCTACAACAACCTTTCCTTATTACCAGTGGAAGGATG
The Arachidicoccus soli DNA segment above includes these coding regions:
- a CDS encoding sodium:solute symporter; translated protein: MSATTLLVIVFAYFALLLIVSWRTGRGSNNESFFIGNRRSNWMLVAFGMIGTSLSGVTFVSVPGAVGHDAFGYLQITLGYMIGYITIAFVLLPLYYRLKLTSIYGYLEKRMGMTSYKTGSLFFIVSRWVGATARLYLVVNILQMIILDKLNVPFWLTTAIILIMIILYTYEGGVKTIVWTDTLQTTCMLLGLIICSIYMLHHMNIGVHESLLEMRVKGLTRIFGTDVDSKNFFVKQILAGAFITITMTGIDQEMMQKSISVTRLKDSQKNMVSLAFIMLIVIGLFLYMGGLLHLYGAQEHLSATGDQLFPTIALEHMPPVLSIVFIIALISALFPSADGAMTALTSSICIDILGMKRRGDWTEQQQKSIRKKTHLWVALSFMLLTLVFKLINDNSMIGVILKLAGYTYGPLLGLFAFGIFSRRIVKDKLVPYICFGAPIICFFIDYYQKYIFGDFEIGLELIAINGLITWFGLWLISKREKDATF
- a CDS encoding histidine-type phosphatase; the encoded protein is MFSFLEMKRHLKSIVILNIFCILCWGIARAQQKYLGTKSPYIFRPQKYTPPPEGFQPIFIEYVGRHASRFFTKPEADKALIEMMSKGGLTSLGEKVLLVVKEIYAIQQNNYGNITLSGKAELAAIGKRMRQQYASVWQGRGIEIVWTNKKRTHQSEVAFMKGFGSYDSTKIHIFSPPDSLNNTLRFYDISPAYTQYKKGNFIKSRIDSLRYNSGSKNISRDIYTRIFKKFNSSEAWRFAQNMYDIYCLLPVIKKEIAARKKKDSLFTPIYSAFTEEDLQWLDFIKQAKDFYEKGPGENNKGIQIKIAAPLLADFLYNIKREIQQPNTLDAQLNFTHAETISPFACLLGIPQASKASSSVFNYAKNWQASKIISMASNIQWVLYSNGKSYLVKVLLNERTATLPISTTTFPYYQWKDVEDFYTKKLIALNNKKDPNWHNYLLNLKN